In the Hordeum vulgare subsp. vulgare chromosome 7H, MorexV3_pseudomolecules_assembly, whole genome shotgun sequence genome, one interval contains:
- the LOC123407328 gene encoding uncharacterized protein LOC123407328 isoform X3: MAKKGAGGEECVVVVPAQTEEPKQGPPRKRNPCPGIRCVGGRIYDPENGKTCHQCRQKTMDFSVACTQPRKKGLCPIHFCHKCLLNRYGEKADDMTKEASWTCPKCRGICNCSFCRKKKGETPTGILAHAAKASGHSSVHDLLIKGSDMVAAAQTLSSLPKKIKKEHKKGSLKRALGTDDATGGLFAEGDENIKTDLNVLPSVPTNKKPKKIKKEHKEGNLKRALGTDDATGGLFAEGDENIKTDLNALPSVPTNKKPKKNKKEHKEGNIKKALGTDATDGLLVKGDENVRTDLNAPPSVPTNKELKKIKKVVHFLERKKGNIKLAEGDANIGTDLNAIPSVPINKKLKKEKGNIMVNNTTADEKCPVENNGELHIRDESIDVPKAKIELPIGTPVTDIAGAELEADDVGSAIQFYEFCRTFAEVLKIRKGQPEKILQVLTGGGRIGREVPPVVADLHISLLSVIQEDREENPLDYSRNGDAWIIDTGKYISESTVISKELPLDCLSQGVLGYKKLSPSLKLHLLNFLCDEALSTTTLKNWIVKQHESATERKIAAREKFRAVKEKEKELKEKLTIKMAKPRFLRNGAEINSLVSQIKEAYEDKKAVVDEEKLGGLVRKKPARIDEGVAYWKLDGYSDKTAIMRQEFDTIENTDKWFMFTVEEEKVIKDHVAPR; the protein is encoded by the exons ATGGCGAAGAAAGGCGCCGGCGGCGAGGAGTGCGTGGTCGTCGTGCCGGCGCAGACGGAGGAGCCCAAGCAAGGGCCTCCCCGGAAGCGCAACCCGTGCCCCGGGATCCGCTGCGTCGGCGGCCGGATCTATGACCCGGAGAACGGGAAGACCTGCCACCAG TGTCGTCAGAAGACGATGGATTTCTCGGTGGCTTGCACGCAGCCCCGGAAGAAGGGGCTCTGCCCGATCCACTTCTGCCACAAGTGCCTGCTCAATAG GTATGGTGAGAAGGCCGATGATATGACCAAGGAGGCGAGCTGGACCTGCCCCAAATGCAGGGGCATCTGCAACTGCAGCTTCTGCAG GAAGAAGAAAGGGGAGACACCTACAGGAATACTGGCCCATGCTGCCAAGGCGTCAGGGCACTCGTCCGTCCATGATTTGCTGATAAAGGGCTCCGACATGGTGGCTGCTGCACAGACGCTGTCCTCACTGCCCAAGAAGATCAAGAAG GAACACAAGAAGGGCAGCTTAAAGAGGGCGCTAGGGACAGATGATGCTACCGGTGGATTGTTCGCTGAAGGGGATGAGAATATTAAGACTGATCTCAATGTGCTTCCTTCAGTACCTACCAACAAGAAGCCCAAGAAGATCAAGAAG GAACACAAGGAGGGCAACTTGAAGAGGGCGCTAGGGACAGATGATGCTACTGGTGGATTGTTTGCTGAAGGGGATGAGAATATTAAGACTGATCTCAATGCGCTTCCTTCAGTTCCTACCAACAAGaagcccaagaagaacaagaag GAACACAAGGAGGGCAACATAAAGAAGGCGCTAGGGACAGATGCTACCGATGGATTGTTGGTTAAAGGGGATGAGAATGTAAGGACTGATCTCAATGCACCCCCTTCAGTTCCTACCAACAAGGAGCtgaagaagatcaagaaggtggtACATTTTTTG GAACGCAAGAAGGGCAACATAAAGTTGGCTGAAGGGGATGCGAATATAGGGACTGATCTCAATGCAATTCCTTCAGTTCCTATCAACAAGAagttgaagaaggagaagggcaaCATCATGGTAAATAACACTACTGCTGATGAGAAGTGCCCTGTTGAAAATAATGGTGAACTTCACATCAGGGATGAGAGCATTGATGTCCCAAAGGCCAAAATTGAGCTACCCATAGGTACTCCAGTCACTGACATTGCAGGGGCCGAGCTGGAGGCTGATGATGTTGGGTCTGCAATTCAGTTTTATGAATTCTGCCGCACATTTGCAGAG GTGCTTAAAATAAGAAAGGGACAACCAGAAAAAATTCTTCAAGTCCTCACTGGAGGAGGCCGTATAGGGCGAGAGGTGCCTCCAGTTGTTGCTGACCTTCACATTAGTTTGTTGTCTGTCATCCAAGAAGACAGAGAAGAGAA CCCTTTGGACTATTCAAGGAATGGAGATGCTTGGATAATTGATACTGGCAAGTATATTAGTGAATCCACAGTTATCTCGAAGGAACTGCCTCTTGATTGTTTAAGTCAAGGGGTATTAGGATATAAAAAATTGAGCCCTTCTTTAAAGCTGCATCTGCTGAATTTTCTTTGTGATGAGGCCCTTTCTACTAC AACATTAAAGAACTGGATTGTCAAACAACATGAAAGTGCAACTGAGAGAAAGATTGCTGCAAGGGAAAAATTCCGTGCTGTCAAGGAAAAG GAAAAGGAGCTTAAAGAAAAACTAACGATTAAGATGGCTAAACCAAGGTTTTTGCGAAATGGAGCAGAAATTAATAGTCTCGTTTCTCAAATTAAGGAGGCATATGAAGACAAGAAGGCAGTAGTAGATG AGGAGAAGCTGGGAGGTCTAGTTAGGAAAAAGCCTGCTAGGATAGACGAAGGGGTTGCATACTGGAAGTTGGATGGTTATTCTGATAAGACAGCAATAATGCGCCAAG AGTTTGACACAATAGAGAACACTGACAAGTGGTTTATGTTCACTGTGGAAGAAGAAAAAGTAATCAAAGATCATGTAGCCCCAAGGTAA
- the LOC123407328 gene encoding uncharacterized protein LOC123407328 isoform X2 translates to MAKKGAGGEECVVVVPAQTEEPKQGPPRKRNPCPGIRCVGGRIYDPENGKTCHQCRQKTMDFSVACTQPRKKGLCPIHFCHKCLLNRYGEKADDMTKEASWTCPKCRGICNCSFCRKKKGETPTGILAHAAKASGHSSVHDLLIKGSDMVAAAQTLSSLPKKIKKEHKKGSLKRALGTDDATGGLFAEGDENIKTDLNVLPSVPTNKKPKKIKKEHKEGNLKRALGTDDATGGLFAEGDENIKTDLNALPSVPTNKKPKKNKKEHKEGNIKKALGTDATDGLLVKGDENVRTDLNAPPSVPTNKELKKIKKERKKGNIKLAEGDANIGTDLNAIPSVPINKKLKKEKGNIMVNNTTADEKCPVENNGELHIRDESIDVPKAKIELPIGTPVTDIAGAELEADDVGSAIQFYEFCRTFAEVLKIRKGQPEKILQVLTGGGRIGREVPPVVADLHISLLSVIQEDREENPLDYSRNGDAWIIDTGKYISESTVISKELPLDCLSQGVLGYKKLSPSLKLHLLNFLCDEALSTTTLKNWIVKQHESATERKIAAREKFRAVKEKEKELKEKLTIKMAKPRFLRNGAEINSLVSQIKEAYEDKKAVVDEEKLGGLVRKKPARIDEGVAYWKLDGYSDKTAIMRQEFDTIENTDKWFMFTVEEEKVIKDHVAPRSQFKRKKHTLAGHNAPPISSSMKTQTPVSAV, encoded by the exons ATGGCGAAGAAAGGCGCCGGCGGCGAGGAGTGCGTGGTCGTCGTGCCGGCGCAGACGGAGGAGCCCAAGCAAGGGCCTCCCCGGAAGCGCAACCCGTGCCCCGGGATCCGCTGCGTCGGCGGCCGGATCTATGACCCGGAGAACGGGAAGACCTGCCACCAG TGTCGTCAGAAGACGATGGATTTCTCGGTGGCTTGCACGCAGCCCCGGAAGAAGGGGCTCTGCCCGATCCACTTCTGCCACAAGTGCCTGCTCAATAG GTATGGTGAGAAGGCCGATGATATGACCAAGGAGGCGAGCTGGACCTGCCCCAAATGCAGGGGCATCTGCAACTGCAGCTTCTGCAG GAAGAAGAAAGGGGAGACACCTACAGGAATACTGGCCCATGCTGCCAAGGCGTCAGGGCACTCGTCCGTCCATGATTTGCTGATAAAGGGCTCCGACATGGTGGCTGCTGCACAGACGCTGTCCTCACTGCCCAAGAAGATCAAGAAG GAACACAAGAAGGGCAGCTTAAAGAGGGCGCTAGGGACAGATGATGCTACCGGTGGATTGTTCGCTGAAGGGGATGAGAATATTAAGACTGATCTCAATGTGCTTCCTTCAGTACCTACCAACAAGAAGCCCAAGAAGATCAAGAAG GAACACAAGGAGGGCAACTTGAAGAGGGCGCTAGGGACAGATGATGCTACTGGTGGATTGTTTGCTGAAGGGGATGAGAATATTAAGACTGATCTCAATGCGCTTCCTTCAGTTCCTACCAACAAGaagcccaagaagaacaagaag GAACACAAGGAGGGCAACATAAAGAAGGCGCTAGGGACAGATGCTACCGATGGATTGTTGGTTAAAGGGGATGAGAATGTAAGGACTGATCTCAATGCACCCCCTTCAGTTCCTACCAACAAGGAGCtgaagaagatcaagaag GAACGCAAGAAGGGCAACATAAAGTTGGCTGAAGGGGATGCGAATATAGGGACTGATCTCAATGCAATTCCTTCAGTTCCTATCAACAAGAagttgaagaaggagaagggcaaCATCATGGTAAATAACACTACTGCTGATGAGAAGTGCCCTGTTGAAAATAATGGTGAACTTCACATCAGGGATGAGAGCATTGATGTCCCAAAGGCCAAAATTGAGCTACCCATAGGTACTCCAGTCACTGACATTGCAGGGGCCGAGCTGGAGGCTGATGATGTTGGGTCTGCAATTCAGTTTTATGAATTCTGCCGCACATTTGCAGAG GTGCTTAAAATAAGAAAGGGACAACCAGAAAAAATTCTTCAAGTCCTCACTGGAGGAGGCCGTATAGGGCGAGAGGTGCCTCCAGTTGTTGCTGACCTTCACATTAGTTTGTTGTCTGTCATCCAAGAAGACAGAGAAGAGAA CCCTTTGGACTATTCAAGGAATGGAGATGCTTGGATAATTGATACTGGCAAGTATATTAGTGAATCCACAGTTATCTCGAAGGAACTGCCTCTTGATTGTTTAAGTCAAGGGGTATTAGGATATAAAAAATTGAGCCCTTCTTTAAAGCTGCATCTGCTGAATTTTCTTTGTGATGAGGCCCTTTCTACTAC AACATTAAAGAACTGGATTGTCAAACAACATGAAAGTGCAACTGAGAGAAAGATTGCTGCAAGGGAAAAATTCCGTGCTGTCAAGGAAAAG GAAAAGGAGCTTAAAGAAAAACTAACGATTAAGATGGCTAAACCAAGGTTTTTGCGAAATGGAGCAGAAATTAATAGTCTCGTTTCTCAAATTAAGGAGGCATATGAAGACAAGAAGGCAGTAGTAGATG AGGAGAAGCTGGGAGGTCTAGTTAGGAAAAAGCCTGCTAGGATAGACGAAGGGGTTGCATACTGGAAGTTGGATGGTTATTCTGATAAGACAGCAATAATGCGCCAAG AGTTTGACACAATAGAGAACACTGACAAGTGGTTTATGTTCACTGTGGAAGAAGAAAAAGTAATCAAAGATCATGTAGCCCCAAG GTCCCAGTTTAAGCGCAAAAAGCACACCTTGGCTGGGCACAATGCACCACCGATCTCAAGCTCCATGAAAACTCAGACTCCAGTTTCAGCTGTTTGA
- the LOC123407328 gene encoding uncharacterized protein LOC123407328 isoform X1, protein MAKKGAGGEECVVVVPAQTEEPKQGPPRKRNPCPGIRCVGGRIYDPENGKTCHQCRQKTMDFSVACTQPRKKGLCPIHFCHKCLLNRYGEKADDMTKEASWTCPKCRGICNCSFCRKKKGETPTGILAHAAKASGHSSVHDLLIKGSDMVAAAQTLSSLPKKIKKEHKKGSLKRALGTDDATGGLFAEGDENIKTDLNVLPSVPTNKKPKKIKKEHKEGNLKRALGTDDATGGLFAEGDENIKTDLNALPSVPTNKKPKKNKKEHKEGNIKKALGTDATDGLLVKGDENVRTDLNAPPSVPTNKELKKIKKVVHFLERKKGNIKLAEGDANIGTDLNAIPSVPINKKLKKEKGNIMVNNTTADEKCPVENNGELHIRDESIDVPKAKIELPIGTPVTDIAGAELEADDVGSAIQFYEFCRTFAEVLKIRKGQPEKILQVLTGGGRIGREVPPVVADLHISLLSVIQEDREENPLDYSRNGDAWIIDTGKYISESTVISKELPLDCLSQGVLGYKKLSPSLKLHLLNFLCDEALSTTTLKNWIVKQHESATERKIAAREKFRAVKEKEKELKEKLTIKMAKPRFLRNGAEINSLVSQIKEAYEDKKAVVDEEKLGGLVRKKPARIDEGVAYWKLDGYSDKTAIMRQEFDTIENTDKWFMFTVEEEKVIKDHVAPRSQFKRKKHTLAGHNAPPISSSMKTQTPVSAV, encoded by the exons ATGGCGAAGAAAGGCGCCGGCGGCGAGGAGTGCGTGGTCGTCGTGCCGGCGCAGACGGAGGAGCCCAAGCAAGGGCCTCCCCGGAAGCGCAACCCGTGCCCCGGGATCCGCTGCGTCGGCGGCCGGATCTATGACCCGGAGAACGGGAAGACCTGCCACCAG TGTCGTCAGAAGACGATGGATTTCTCGGTGGCTTGCACGCAGCCCCGGAAGAAGGGGCTCTGCCCGATCCACTTCTGCCACAAGTGCCTGCTCAATAG GTATGGTGAGAAGGCCGATGATATGACCAAGGAGGCGAGCTGGACCTGCCCCAAATGCAGGGGCATCTGCAACTGCAGCTTCTGCAG GAAGAAGAAAGGGGAGACACCTACAGGAATACTGGCCCATGCTGCCAAGGCGTCAGGGCACTCGTCCGTCCATGATTTGCTGATAAAGGGCTCCGACATGGTGGCTGCTGCACAGACGCTGTCCTCACTGCCCAAGAAGATCAAGAAG GAACACAAGAAGGGCAGCTTAAAGAGGGCGCTAGGGACAGATGATGCTACCGGTGGATTGTTCGCTGAAGGGGATGAGAATATTAAGACTGATCTCAATGTGCTTCCTTCAGTACCTACCAACAAGAAGCCCAAGAAGATCAAGAAG GAACACAAGGAGGGCAACTTGAAGAGGGCGCTAGGGACAGATGATGCTACTGGTGGATTGTTTGCTGAAGGGGATGAGAATATTAAGACTGATCTCAATGCGCTTCCTTCAGTTCCTACCAACAAGaagcccaagaagaacaagaag GAACACAAGGAGGGCAACATAAAGAAGGCGCTAGGGACAGATGCTACCGATGGATTGTTGGTTAAAGGGGATGAGAATGTAAGGACTGATCTCAATGCACCCCCTTCAGTTCCTACCAACAAGGAGCtgaagaagatcaagaaggtggtACATTTTTTG GAACGCAAGAAGGGCAACATAAAGTTGGCTGAAGGGGATGCGAATATAGGGACTGATCTCAATGCAATTCCTTCAGTTCCTATCAACAAGAagttgaagaaggagaagggcaaCATCATGGTAAATAACACTACTGCTGATGAGAAGTGCCCTGTTGAAAATAATGGTGAACTTCACATCAGGGATGAGAGCATTGATGTCCCAAAGGCCAAAATTGAGCTACCCATAGGTACTCCAGTCACTGACATTGCAGGGGCCGAGCTGGAGGCTGATGATGTTGGGTCTGCAATTCAGTTTTATGAATTCTGCCGCACATTTGCAGAG GTGCTTAAAATAAGAAAGGGACAACCAGAAAAAATTCTTCAAGTCCTCACTGGAGGAGGCCGTATAGGGCGAGAGGTGCCTCCAGTTGTTGCTGACCTTCACATTAGTTTGTTGTCTGTCATCCAAGAAGACAGAGAAGAGAA CCCTTTGGACTATTCAAGGAATGGAGATGCTTGGATAATTGATACTGGCAAGTATATTAGTGAATCCACAGTTATCTCGAAGGAACTGCCTCTTGATTGTTTAAGTCAAGGGGTATTAGGATATAAAAAATTGAGCCCTTCTTTAAAGCTGCATCTGCTGAATTTTCTTTGTGATGAGGCCCTTTCTACTAC AACATTAAAGAACTGGATTGTCAAACAACATGAAAGTGCAACTGAGAGAAAGATTGCTGCAAGGGAAAAATTCCGTGCTGTCAAGGAAAAG GAAAAGGAGCTTAAAGAAAAACTAACGATTAAGATGGCTAAACCAAGGTTTTTGCGAAATGGAGCAGAAATTAATAGTCTCGTTTCTCAAATTAAGGAGGCATATGAAGACAAGAAGGCAGTAGTAGATG AGGAGAAGCTGGGAGGTCTAGTTAGGAAAAAGCCTGCTAGGATAGACGAAGGGGTTGCATACTGGAAGTTGGATGGTTATTCTGATAAGACAGCAATAATGCGCCAAG AGTTTGACACAATAGAGAACACTGACAAGTGGTTTATGTTCACTGTGGAAGAAGAAAAAGTAATCAAAGATCATGTAGCCCCAAG GTCCCAGTTTAAGCGCAAAAAGCACACCTTGGCTGGGCACAATGCACCACCGATCTCAAGCTCCATGAAAACTCAGACTCCAGTTTCAGCTGTTTGA
- the LOC123407328 gene encoding uncharacterized protein LOC123407328 isoform X5 produces the protein MAKKGAGGEECVVVVPAQTEEPKQGPPRKRNPCPGIRCVGGRIYDPENGKTCHQCRQKTMDFSVACTQPRKKGLCPIHFCHKCLLNRYGEKADDMTKEASWTCPKCRGICNCSFCRKKKGETPTGILAHAAKASGHSSVHDLLIKGSDMVAAAQTLSSLPKKIKKERKKGNIKLAEGDANIGTDLNAIPSVPINKKLKKEKGNIMVNNTTADEKCPVENNGELHIRDESIDVPKAKIELPIGTPVTDIAGAELEADDVGSAIQFYEFCRTFAEVLKIRKGQPEKILQVLTGGGRIGREVPPVVADLHISLLSVIQEDREENPLDYSRNGDAWIIDTGKYISESTVISKELPLDCLSQGVLGYKKLSPSLKLHLLNFLCDEALSTTTLKNWIVKQHESATERKIAAREKFRAVKEKEKELKEKLTIKMAKPRFLRNGAEINSLVSQIKEAYEDKKAVVDEEKLGGLVRKKPARIDEGVAYWKLDGYSDKTAIMRQEFDTIENTDKWFMFTVEEEKVIKDHVAPRSQFKRKKHTLAGHNAPPISSSMKTQTPVSAV, from the exons ATGGCGAAGAAAGGCGCCGGCGGCGAGGAGTGCGTGGTCGTCGTGCCGGCGCAGACGGAGGAGCCCAAGCAAGGGCCTCCCCGGAAGCGCAACCCGTGCCCCGGGATCCGCTGCGTCGGCGGCCGGATCTATGACCCGGAGAACGGGAAGACCTGCCACCAG TGTCGTCAGAAGACGATGGATTTCTCGGTGGCTTGCACGCAGCCCCGGAAGAAGGGGCTCTGCCCGATCCACTTCTGCCACAAGTGCCTGCTCAATAG GTATGGTGAGAAGGCCGATGATATGACCAAGGAGGCGAGCTGGACCTGCCCCAAATGCAGGGGCATCTGCAACTGCAGCTTCTGCAG GAAGAAGAAAGGGGAGACACCTACAGGAATACTGGCCCATGCTGCCAAGGCGTCAGGGCACTCGTCCGTCCATGATTTGCTGATAAAGGGCTCCGACATGGTGGCTGCTGCACAGACGCTGTCCTCACTGCCCAAGAAGATCAAGAAG GAACGCAAGAAGGGCAACATAAAGTTGGCTGAAGGGGATGCGAATATAGGGACTGATCTCAATGCAATTCCTTCAGTTCCTATCAACAAGAagttgaagaaggagaagggcaaCATCATGGTAAATAACACTACTGCTGATGAGAAGTGCCCTGTTGAAAATAATGGTGAACTTCACATCAGGGATGAGAGCATTGATGTCCCAAAGGCCAAAATTGAGCTACCCATAGGTACTCCAGTCACTGACATTGCAGGGGCCGAGCTGGAGGCTGATGATGTTGGGTCTGCAATTCAGTTTTATGAATTCTGCCGCACATTTGCAGAG GTGCTTAAAATAAGAAAGGGACAACCAGAAAAAATTCTTCAAGTCCTCACTGGAGGAGGCCGTATAGGGCGAGAGGTGCCTCCAGTTGTTGCTGACCTTCACATTAGTTTGTTGTCTGTCATCCAAGAAGACAGAGAAGAGAA CCCTTTGGACTATTCAAGGAATGGAGATGCTTGGATAATTGATACTGGCAAGTATATTAGTGAATCCACAGTTATCTCGAAGGAACTGCCTCTTGATTGTTTAAGTCAAGGGGTATTAGGATATAAAAAATTGAGCCCTTCTTTAAAGCTGCATCTGCTGAATTTTCTTTGTGATGAGGCCCTTTCTACTAC AACATTAAAGAACTGGATTGTCAAACAACATGAAAGTGCAACTGAGAGAAAGATTGCTGCAAGGGAAAAATTCCGTGCTGTCAAGGAAAAG GAAAAGGAGCTTAAAGAAAAACTAACGATTAAGATGGCTAAACCAAGGTTTTTGCGAAATGGAGCAGAAATTAATAGTCTCGTTTCTCAAATTAAGGAGGCATATGAAGACAAGAAGGCAGTAGTAGATG AGGAGAAGCTGGGAGGTCTAGTTAGGAAAAAGCCTGCTAGGATAGACGAAGGGGTTGCATACTGGAAGTTGGATGGTTATTCTGATAAGACAGCAATAATGCGCCAAG AGTTTGACACAATAGAGAACACTGACAAGTGGTTTATGTTCACTGTGGAAGAAGAAAAAGTAATCAAAGATCATGTAGCCCCAAG GTCCCAGTTTAAGCGCAAAAAGCACACCTTGGCTGGGCACAATGCACCACCGATCTCAAGCTCCATGAAAACTCAGACTCCAGTTTCAGCTGTTTGA
- the LOC123407328 gene encoding uncharacterized protein LOC123407328 isoform X4 yields MAKKGAGGEECVVVVPAQTEEPKQGPPRKRNPCPGIRCVGGRIYDPENGKTCHQCRQKTMDFSVACTQPRKKGLCPIHFCHKCLLNRYGEKADDMTKEASWTCPKCRGICNCSFCRKKKGETPTGILAHAAKASGHSSVHDLLIKGSDMVAAAQTLSSLPKKIKKEHKEGNLKRALGTDDATGGLFAEGDENIKTDLNALPSVPTNKKPKKNKKEHKEGNIKKALGTDATDGLLVKGDENVRTDLNAPPSVPTNKELKKIKKVVHFLERKKGNIKLAEGDANIGTDLNAIPSVPINKKLKKEKGNIMVNNTTADEKCPVENNGELHIRDESIDVPKAKIELPIGTPVTDIAGAELEADDVGSAIQFYEFCRTFAEVLKIRKGQPEKILQVLTGGGRIGREVPPVVADLHISLLSVIQEDREENPLDYSRNGDAWIIDTGKYISESTVISKELPLDCLSQGVLGYKKLSPSLKLHLLNFLCDEALSTTTLKNWIVKQHESATERKIAAREKFRAVKEKEKELKEKLTIKMAKPRFLRNGAEINSLVSQIKEAYEDKKAVVDEEKLGGLVRKKPARIDEGVAYWKLDGYSDKTAIMRQEFDTIENTDKWFMFTVEEEKVIKDHVAPRSQFKRKKHTLAGHNAPPISSSMKTQTPVSAV; encoded by the exons ATGGCGAAGAAAGGCGCCGGCGGCGAGGAGTGCGTGGTCGTCGTGCCGGCGCAGACGGAGGAGCCCAAGCAAGGGCCTCCCCGGAAGCGCAACCCGTGCCCCGGGATCCGCTGCGTCGGCGGCCGGATCTATGACCCGGAGAACGGGAAGACCTGCCACCAG TGTCGTCAGAAGACGATGGATTTCTCGGTGGCTTGCACGCAGCCCCGGAAGAAGGGGCTCTGCCCGATCCACTTCTGCCACAAGTGCCTGCTCAATAG GTATGGTGAGAAGGCCGATGATATGACCAAGGAGGCGAGCTGGACCTGCCCCAAATGCAGGGGCATCTGCAACTGCAGCTTCTGCAG GAAGAAGAAAGGGGAGACACCTACAGGAATACTGGCCCATGCTGCCAAGGCGTCAGGGCACTCGTCCGTCCATGATTTGCTGATAAAGGGCTCCGACATGGTGGCTGCTGCACAGACGCTGTCCTCACTGCCCAAGAAGATCAAGAAG GAACACAAGGAGGGCAACTTGAAGAGGGCGCTAGGGACAGATGATGCTACTGGTGGATTGTTTGCTGAAGGGGATGAGAATATTAAGACTGATCTCAATGCGCTTCCTTCAGTTCCTACCAACAAGaagcccaagaagaacaagaag GAACACAAGGAGGGCAACATAAAGAAGGCGCTAGGGACAGATGCTACCGATGGATTGTTGGTTAAAGGGGATGAGAATGTAAGGACTGATCTCAATGCACCCCCTTCAGTTCCTACCAACAAGGAGCtgaagaagatcaagaaggtggtACATTTTTTG GAACGCAAGAAGGGCAACATAAAGTTGGCTGAAGGGGATGCGAATATAGGGACTGATCTCAATGCAATTCCTTCAGTTCCTATCAACAAGAagttgaagaaggagaagggcaaCATCATGGTAAATAACACTACTGCTGATGAGAAGTGCCCTGTTGAAAATAATGGTGAACTTCACATCAGGGATGAGAGCATTGATGTCCCAAAGGCCAAAATTGAGCTACCCATAGGTACTCCAGTCACTGACATTGCAGGGGCCGAGCTGGAGGCTGATGATGTTGGGTCTGCAATTCAGTTTTATGAATTCTGCCGCACATTTGCAGAG GTGCTTAAAATAAGAAAGGGACAACCAGAAAAAATTCTTCAAGTCCTCACTGGAGGAGGCCGTATAGGGCGAGAGGTGCCTCCAGTTGTTGCTGACCTTCACATTAGTTTGTTGTCTGTCATCCAAGAAGACAGAGAAGAGAA CCCTTTGGACTATTCAAGGAATGGAGATGCTTGGATAATTGATACTGGCAAGTATATTAGTGAATCCACAGTTATCTCGAAGGAACTGCCTCTTGATTGTTTAAGTCAAGGGGTATTAGGATATAAAAAATTGAGCCCTTCTTTAAAGCTGCATCTGCTGAATTTTCTTTGTGATGAGGCCCTTTCTACTAC AACATTAAAGAACTGGATTGTCAAACAACATGAAAGTGCAACTGAGAGAAAGATTGCTGCAAGGGAAAAATTCCGTGCTGTCAAGGAAAAG GAAAAGGAGCTTAAAGAAAAACTAACGATTAAGATGGCTAAACCAAGGTTTTTGCGAAATGGAGCAGAAATTAATAGTCTCGTTTCTCAAATTAAGGAGGCATATGAAGACAAGAAGGCAGTAGTAGATG AGGAGAAGCTGGGAGGTCTAGTTAGGAAAAAGCCTGCTAGGATAGACGAAGGGGTTGCATACTGGAAGTTGGATGGTTATTCTGATAAGACAGCAATAATGCGCCAAG AGTTTGACACAATAGAGAACACTGACAAGTGGTTTATGTTCACTGTGGAAGAAGAAAAAGTAATCAAAGATCATGTAGCCCCAAG GTCCCAGTTTAAGCGCAAAAAGCACACCTTGGCTGGGCACAATGCACCACCGATCTCAAGCTCCATGAAAACTCAGACTCCAGTTTCAGCTGTTTGA